The Juglans regia cultivar Chandler chromosome 11, Walnut 2.0, whole genome shotgun sequence genome contains the following window.
aattaaaaatgaaaggatGGCCGCCCTCAAAGTTTGATCTGCTATAGCATTACTTGATCTATTAGGTTCATCAGGGTGAGTTTACGATATCTGTTATTTTACGTGGACCATTGTTGTCATTAACTTCACTGGGAAAGCTATTATTGTAGGtgtaagaaattttatttttgtggtgCGATTATCTTTTGGTGTATAGTGAACAATCAGAATTGATTTGGCAGATTGATTTCCTTTGTCATTGTAGAGGCATTCCATATATCTTGTGTAGCATGCGTCAACCATGCGCTTGTCTCTTTATTACTGACTTGAGATTGTCTTCTAGGTTTTTTGGTGGGGGCCAAGcggaggatgaagaagaaaaagttgtTAAAGGTGACGATGTGATTGTTGACTTGGATGCAAGTTTGGAAGATTTATATATGGGAGGATCATTGAAGGTAATCTTGTGTTCGATATGTAATTTAGAGCATGTATGTCCTCAAGCAATAGAAATCTTTTGTGACATTGGCTATATAGCCAGACATGGCTGAAAGGACTAACTAAGCAAGCGCATACCAGTCCTGAGAAATACTTTATGGGAATCATCAAACTACTAACCAGTATCATGACCTTCccatttaagaattttaaaatggaAATCACTGAACTGCATTTACCCCAAGAATCAAGTACTACATTTTTTTATGTGCTGTTGTTTGGTTTCTGTCCTTTTTatagggcatgtttggacacttggagtatttcagaattttgtgaatagtaatgaaacagtttgagtgaagatgttttattggattttgggaaagtagagataaaaagttgaataaaaatattataaagttaaaaaattgtttgaatttaattttttgatattatttttgttttgaagtttgtaaaaggtgtattgatttttgtgttttgttttgaagtttataaaatttgtattaatttttgtgtttggataatgattaggtaatgattagatgaaaaagttgaaaatttgatttgaaaagtgttttatatttgaatgatgtttgggaataaAATTATGTGAACTTTTGAGAAATTCTCATagtgtccaaacatgcccttaatcTCATTTCACATCTTCTTGTGGTTGGGGGTGGGGGGTAATTGCCTCTTacaaatcaactttaatttcattttttgagCTGGGCCAGTAGTTCTCCTTGTGTCCTGACTTGATTTGTAGAAATGGTTAAAACAAACAATTATTTACAAATGGTTAAGCGGTGCTTTCTTCTTTTAAATGATCTTTTATGTGCGATTTTTCAGGTTTGGAGGgagaaaaacattttaaagCCAGCCCCAGGCAAGAGACGCTGTAACTGTAGAAATGAGGTATATCACAAGCAAATTGGTCCAGGGATGTTCCAACAGATGACTGAACAGGTATACAATGGCTCTAACAATTCTTCAAAGAAAGTCTTTTGAAGTGTTTCCCCTGTTTCCCATTGTTTTCCTTTATATCTAGTTTGCAGACAGCAttagtgatatttttttttttttttattctggcTATGGTTGATGATGCCTTTGTTTAGCTTCAAATTATGTTCTTGTACACTGCAGTGGCATAATCACTTGTGATTGTTTTGTCTCCATCTCTTGGTTGACCACTATCCCTTGGATGCTCTTTCCttcattatatctttttttgttttgcatttcaGGTCTGTGAACAGTGCCCAAATGTCAAATATGTACGCGAGGGATATTTTGTCACCGTTGACATTGAGAAAGGGATGCAGGATGGGCAAGTAtgcttttagatttttcaattttaagcTTTGTTATGGCTTATTTAGTTAAGATCGTAACTTTACAATCTTTAGTTTGTACTTCTCTTGCATATCATCAGCAATGATATTCAATGTTAATAATACgtcaagaaaagaagaaagaaagaaaagaacaatatGATTGATCTCTTCCCCCCACCCcacctttttttctcttctaaaaTCACAGTTGTGTTAAAACTAATCTGGAAGCAGGCTGTATAAGCTTACtcttaattaatcatttttgtgGATAAGATAATTGTTGTGAATATGATATTTGTTGATTGCAGAATAACAATTTACATGCTTTTCTCAGGAGGTTGTTTTCTATGAAGATGGTGAGCCTATAATAGATGGAGAAGCTGGAGATTTAAGGGTTAGCTCTTTAACAATGGTTTATGGATTGGTATTATGTATCTACTGTCTACTGACAATATGTACCAATTTTTGGGCAGTTTCGCATCCGCACAGCACCCCATGGTCGCTTCAGAAGAGAAGGCAATGACTTGCACACAACTGTCACCATAACACTGGTAACTATTACTGAATTTAAGTTCTGTGCATATCAATAGCTGGCTTTGCATTGGATTTTCTTAGTGTAAATTAACATCTTCAGTTTAAAGTGTTAAAACCATCTACATCTATCATTGTATTGCATGGCATACCTGAGACCTCGCACACTTCCAGTCCAAAATGAACTGTTAGGTCTTTTGTGGAGACTATAAACGAGAGTTAGGATCATAATTTGAATTCTTGAAATAGAGAGAACAAAGAAAGGGGAGAGATGCGTATTAGGTTTACTGAGCCTAAAGAAACCTGATTTGGGTTTTTGATAAATTTCTGCTGAGTATAATAGTTGTAATTTAGTCTGAGCAAACATCAGACTTGGGCATTCtcatttcacaatttcttttaCTCAATTTTATCCTCTTAAAATGCCAAGTCCTTATAATCATGTGGGGCTGATTTTCTTAACCTTTTTCCAGGTTCAAGCTCTTGTTGGTTTTGAGAAGAGCATCAAACATCTCGATGACCATTTGGTTGACATCAGTACAAAGGTAAGGAAGATCATATCTAGcttcattttatataactaaGATCAGTAGCTGAGTGGGTGGAAGAAAATCCTATTAGCAACTTGCCTGACATGAGTGCCTTAAATGCTCAGGGAATTACTAAGCCCAAGGAAGTGAGAAAGTTAAAAGGGGAGGGGATGCCGTTGCATTTTAGCACAAAGAAAGGTGATCTTTACGTAACATTTGAGGTTTTATTCCCAACATTTCTAAAAGAGGACCAGAAGACGAAGATCAAAGAAGTTCTTGGTTAGGATATAGGTTAAATGTTTTTGTTTGGGTTCAAAGATGTACCCATTGTAACATGATGATGAGACACTATTGTTTTAGTATGTTTCTAATATGTTTTTGCTGTAATCATTGAAGCCATTTGGCATACCAGTTTTCCCTCGTTAGCGGCATAGTTTCTCATTGTTTTAAGGGGAACTATAATAGGAATGGAAAGGTACTAAATTTACCGATGGGTCGAGCGTTGATCTCTTTGCTTTCTGCTTATGGAATTGCTGACTTTGCTGATaattttgatgagaaaaaacttcaatttcaaaattttatcaaagAACAAGCAAGTCCATATCATACATAATACATACTATGGCCACAAAAGCCCACCTTCCAAATATATACGCCAGTTACTAAGGAGTAGGCTAATTTAAGGCTAGTTTggaagatgagataaaatgaaattagacgattttaaataagttagaataaaatattattaatatattattttttaatattattattgttttgagattagaaaaagttgaattgtttattatattttgtaagaaaatttaaaaaaattataatgacaaTATGAGATAACTTGAGAATGTTTATGTATCGAAACGGGCCCTAATTCGCACATAACCAATAGAGTTTGGACGTGTTATAAGATACTAGCCTTCTCTGTTTAGAAATATGGTGGGAAAATCGAGACTAGAGTTCATAATATAATTGAGTTTTAAGGGCAAAAACTGAGGAAAGCCTGCATGCACAATTGCACGTAAGCATCAGCTTATTCTGATGAAAATTAACTGTCAGGAACAATATTGTTTGGGGTGTTCTTCAGTTGTTTTACTCGACAAAATCAGCACTTCGGTATCTCAAAACACATCAAAAGCAGTTCCAGAAACAGCGTAAGAAATGGCTGATTATTTCATCATCCACATCTCTGTCTCATGTCTCAACAGCTAGTGAATGGGATGCGAGGAAACGCGCTCTACGCAGTATGGCTTGTGTTCATCACGCAACAACCCGCATAGGTGCCCC
Protein-coding sequences here:
- the LOC108991423 gene encoding dnaJ protein ERDJ3B; this translates as MAHRRTELLFLLCALCYAIAAIAGKSYYDILQVQRGASDDQIKRAYRKLALKYHPDKNQGNEEANKRFAEINNAYEVLSDNEKRNIYDKYGEEGLKQHAASGGGRGGGGMNIQDIFSQFFGGGQAEDEEEKVVKGDDVIVDLDASLEDLYMGGSLKVWREKNILKPAPGKRRCNCRNEVYHKQIGPGMFQQMTEQVCEQCPNVKYVREGYFVTVDIEKGMQDGQEVVFYEDGEPIIDGEAGDLRFRIRTAPHGRFRREGNDLHTTVTITLVQALVGFEKSIKHLDDHLVDISTKGITKPKEVRKLKGEGMPLHFSTKKGDLYVTFEVLFPTFLKEDQKTKIKEVLG